The following nucleotide sequence is from Cellvibrio sp. PSBB006.
ATAAAAATGCCAACAATCAACAAAATCACGTTGATGATCAACAGGATAATCACCGGGTTATCACTCAGCGCAATCAAACCGTCGCTGATACTTTGCGGGATATTTTCGTAAGACAGAATCCACGACATGGCGGAAGAGGTACCGATCAACAACATCACGATAGCGGTAGTCTCTACCGATTTCACCAGAATCTCCGGCAATTCTTTAACACTGACTTCGCGATAAAAAACCACTGCCAGCAACAAAGAATAAAGCACCGCAATCACACTGGCCTCAGTCGCGGTGACATAACCGCCGATGATACCGCCAATCACAATCACGATAAGCAGCAGGCTGGGAATTGCATCAAGGGTTTTCTTGACCGCATCACGCAAACCAACACGCTCACCCACCGGATAACCTTTGGCTTTGGCATAAAAACCGCACACTGCCATCAAGCCCAGCATCAACAAAATGCCCGGCAAGTAACCGGCAATAAACAAAGCCGCAATAGAAACACCGCCACTGGCCAACGAATAAACGATAAGAATATTGCTCGGCGGAATCAACAAACCGGTGGTCGATGCGGTCACAGTCACAGCGCCACTGAAGGCACGGTCGTAACCTTCTTTCTCCATCACCGGCACCATAAATCCACCGATAGCCGACGTCGCAGCCACAGCTGAACCGGAGATAGCGCCGAACAAGGTACAGCTGATGATATTCACGAAAGCCAAACCGCCGGGCAGCATGCCAAACATCACCTTGGCAAATTCAATCAGGCGATGCGCGATACCACCGCGCCCCATCAGGATGCCCGACAGAATAAAAAATGGAATAGCCAGCAGCGCAAAACTGTTGATACCACTCGCCATACGTTGCGCAATGGTGACAACAGCCGGCCCGGCATCAATGGTAAACAACATCGTCAGCAAGGTCGCAATACCAATACTGATAGAAATGGGAACATTCATTGCCAATAAAATGGCAAAGCTGAGCAATAACACTAAAATTGAAATTTCCATGATCTCTCGCCTCGTTATTCTTCTGGTTATTAATCAATGGGGTTTTGGCCGGCGTCGGCGCTGGCGCCTACACGGACCTTTGCGCTGAACATATTGTCGAGGGCATAAATACAAATCAGCACACCGGCAATCGGAATCACGCTGTACACATAACCCATGTTGATCTCCAACGCCGCCGAGGTTTGGCCGAGATCAAATTGCAACTTCACCAGACTGATACCGCCGTACACCATCACCCAGGCGGCAAAGATAAAACTCATGACTTGCGAGAAAATTTCCGCCGCGTGTCTGCGGGATGGCTCCATCTTTGCCGTAAATAAATCCAGTCCCAAATGCGAGTGCATGCGAAAGGCATAAGCAGCACCCAGAAGCCCGATCCAGATCAACAGGAAGCGTGCAATTTCTTCGGTAACGGAGCTGGGATTGCCGACGATAAAACGCGAGAGCACCTGCCATGTCACATCAATAACAATGGTGGCCATCAGTATCATGAGGATAAAGGCCAACACGCTATCCAGTTTTTTTAATACGCTTTGCATTGTGAGGTCCTCAATGTCTTACATGTCGTTGATGCGTTGCATCAAGTCATAGATAGGTTCGCCACGATAGGACTCGTGCATGCTTTTAACCTGCTCCTGAAACAGGGTTTTATCCGGATAAACCACTTCGACACCGGCAGCTTGTACAGCGGCCAGAGCTTCCTGTGTATCCCGTGCCCAGAGTTCACGCTGAAAATCGACTGATTCATCCATCGCCTGCTGCAGCCAGATCTGTTGCTGTTCACTGAGGGTGCTCCAGACATAACTGCTGATCAACATCACATCCGGCACAGAGGTGTGCTCATCAATCGTAAATAATTTGCATACTTCAAAGTGCTTGGAGAGATAAAAGCTTGGCGGGTTATTTTCGGCGGCATCCACTACACCTTGTTGCAAGGCCGTATAAAGCTCACCCCAGGAAATAGGCGTTGCAGAGCCACCCAAGGCTTGAATCATACGCACGGAAGTCTGGCTTTCCTGTACGCGAACTTTTAATCCGGAAAGATCTGACGGTGTGCGAATTGGTTTGCCGGTGCCACATTGACTGTAAAAACTGCGGCTACCGGCATCGTAATAGCCGATGCCGCGCAAACGTTTGTCTTCCCCTTTGGCA
It contains:
- a CDS encoding TRAP transporter large permease: MEISILVLLLSFAILLAMNVPISISIGIATLLTMLFTIDAGPAVVTIAQRMASGINSFALLAIPFFILSGILMGRGGIAHRLIEFAKVMFGMLPGGLAFVNIISCTLFGAISGSAVAATSAIGGFMVPVMEKEGYDRAFSGAVTVTASTTGLLIPPSNILIVYSLASGGVSIAALFIAGYLPGILLMLGLMAVCGFYAKAKGYPVGERVGLRDAVKKTLDAIPSLLLIVIVIGGIIGGYVTATEASVIAVLYSLLLAVVFYREVSVKELPEILVKSVETTAIVMLLIGTSSAMSWILSYENIPQSISDGLIALSDNPVIILLIINVILLIVGIFMDMTPAVLIFTPIFLPVVTELGMSPLHFGIMMVLNLCIGLCTPPVGSVLFVGCGIAKTTIAQMVRPLLPMYVAMFAVLLLVTYVPAISEWLPRAFDLY
- a CDS encoding TRAP transporter small permease, with translation MILMATIVIDVTWQVLSRFIVGNPSSVTEEIARFLLIWIGLLGAAYAFRMHSHLGLDLFTAKMEPSRRHAAEIFSQVMSFIFAAWVMVYGGISLVKLQFDLGQTSAALEINMGYVYSVIPIAGVLICIYALDNMFSAKVRVGASADAGQNPID
- a CDS encoding TRAP transporter substrate-binding protein, with protein sequence METLYQHQPRYQPKKRLLRTLGIVCLTGLLMSCGVKDNVKILKLGHNLDQTTSVHKAMVFMGERLHELSGGTMRVDVYPSGQLGSERELIELLQVGSLAMTKVSASPMEGFVPEMRIFSIPYVFRNEEHLWRFLESDVGKGMLAKGEDKRLRGIGYYDAGSRSFYSQCGTGKPIRTPSDLSGLKVRVQESQTSVRMIQALGGSATPISWGELYTALQQGVVDAAENNPPSFYLSKHFEVCKLFTIDEHTSVPDVMLISSYVWSTLSEQQQIWLQQAMDESVDFQRELWARDTQEALAAVQAAGVEVVYPDKTLFQEQVKSMHESYRGEPIYDLMQRINDM